Proteins co-encoded in one Nonomuraea helvata genomic window:
- a CDS encoding NUDIX hydrolase: MTHLTVPWIPVRHRLEVILSETLPPLDKTTSAFAFVSDQTGRTLMTCVDKEGRGWDIPGGHLEPGETALEAAARELYEETGLHLPPSALSMFAWQRIELLDTAPADYRYPPLTYMAMFRARLPHPGPPTHPPAGSESTSADWLWPSEINRLCPDRTWLHLLDGADPR, from the coding sequence GTGACACATCTGACGGTCCCCTGGATCCCCGTACGCCACCGGCTCGAGGTGATCCTCTCCGAAACGCTCCCACCCCTGGACAAGACCACGTCGGCGTTCGCCTTCGTCTCGGACCAGACCGGCAGAACCCTCATGACCTGTGTGGACAAGGAGGGCCGCGGCTGGGACATCCCCGGCGGCCACCTCGAGCCCGGCGAGACGGCGCTCGAAGCCGCGGCCCGGGAGCTGTATGAGGAGACCGGCCTCCATCTGCCCCCTTCCGCCCTGTCCATGTTCGCCTGGCAGCGCATCGAGCTGCTGGACACCGCCCCGGCCGACTACCGCTACCCGCCGCTGACGTACATGGCGATGTTCAGGGCCCGCCTCCCCCACCCGGGCCCGCCGACCCACCCGCCGGCGGGCTCGGAGAGCACCAGCGCGGACTGGTTGTGGCCGTCGGAGATCAACCGCCTCTGCCCCGACCGCACCTGGCTGCACCTGCTGGACGGAGCGGACCCGCGCTAG
- a CDS encoding MauE/DoxX family redox-associated membrane protein, with product MQYVDVASRLLLLTVFALALGSKVSSRSAWNEFVRSIRTMAVIDNAKAPAAAVATAVAEAGVIVLAVIPLRWAGSLSFVLAAGLLGCLTVAVIMVVRRGAAVPCRCFGASTTPLGVEHVVRNGILIAIALLGLGASLVNGSFEPGFGIVAGVFGAVLGVLMSRWDDLVSLLRTS from the coding sequence ATGCAGTATGTCGATGTGGCGAGCAGGCTGCTGCTGCTCACGGTGTTCGCGCTCGCGCTCGGGAGCAAGGTCTCCAGCCGCAGCGCCTGGAACGAGTTCGTCAGGTCGATCAGGACGATGGCGGTGATCGACAACGCGAAGGCGCCGGCGGCCGCGGTGGCGACGGCGGTGGCCGAGGCCGGGGTCATCGTGCTGGCCGTGATTCCCCTCCGCTGGGCCGGATCGTTGTCGTTCGTCCTCGCGGCGGGGCTGCTCGGCTGTCTCACCGTCGCCGTCATCATGGTCGTCCGGAGGGGCGCCGCGGTTCCCTGCCGCTGCTTCGGCGCCTCCACGACGCCCCTGGGTGTGGAGCACGTGGTCCGCAACGGCATTCTCATCGCGATCGCCCTGCTCGGGCTGGGGGCCTCCTTGGTGAACGGCTCCTTCGAGCCCGGCTTCGGCATCGTGGCCGGCGTCTTCGGCGCCGTTCTGGGAGTGCTCATGTCCCGCTGGGACGATCTCGTCTCGCTGCTGCGGACGTCCTGA
- a CDS encoding GH25 family lysozyme, whose product MGGVAEAADGVPGVDVSNWTGDVDWESVTSGGAKFAFVQATEGTNYRNPRFDAQYGGAANAGLIRGAYHFAQPHESDGTTQADYFLQNGGNWSSDGQTLPGVLDIEDNPYKDKNGKNNCYDLSPEDMVTWIKDFTKKYRQATGRHAIIYTTTSWWQTCTGNSGTFKSNPLWIARWGDDPGELPKSWKRHTFWQSAEKGTLAGGQNSFNGSESQLQELANPPAEVTVSGAARSRKTYTVTVSNTGPHPVKDIKVSGRTFGGQRVVKAPGCKFSGTAVLCQVGELARDKKVTFTITTKPSRSKGTVGLNVTVGSVQLTLRAG is encoded by the coding sequence ATGGGCGGGGTCGCCGAAGCGGCCGACGGCGTTCCCGGGGTCGATGTCAGTAACTGGACGGGCGACGTCGACTGGGAAAGCGTGACCTCGGGGGGCGCCAAGTTCGCGTTCGTCCAGGCCACCGAGGGGACGAACTACCGGAACCCACGTTTTGACGCGCAGTACGGCGGTGCCGCGAACGCGGGGCTGATCCGGGGCGCGTATCACTTCGCGCAACCGCACGAGTCCGACGGGACAACCCAGGCCGACTATTTCCTTCAGAACGGCGGCAACTGGAGCAGCGACGGCCAGACGCTCCCGGGAGTGCTCGATATCGAGGACAACCCGTACAAGGACAAGAACGGTAAGAACAACTGCTACGACCTGTCCCCCGAGGACATGGTGACCTGGATCAAGGACTTCACCAAGAAGTACCGCCAGGCGACCGGACGCCACGCGATCATTTACACCACCACGAGCTGGTGGCAGACCTGCACCGGCAACTCCGGCACGTTCAAGTCGAACCCGCTCTGGATCGCCCGCTGGGGCGACGATCCCGGTGAGCTGCCGAAGAGCTGGAAGAGGCACACGTTCTGGCAGTCGGCGGAGAAGGGCACGCTGGCCGGCGGCCAGAACTCGTTCAACGGCTCGGAGTCCCAGCTGCAGGAGCTGGCCAACCCGCCGGCCGAGGTGACGGTCTCGGGGGCGGCCAGGAGCAGGAAGACGTACACGGTGACCGTCTCGAACACGGGCCCGCACCCGGTCAAGGACATCAAGGTGTCGGGGCGGACATTCGGTGGGCAGCGCGTGGTGAAGGCGCCCGGGTGCAAGTTCAGCGGTACGGCGGTGCTGTGCCAGGTCGGGGAGCTGGCCCGGGACAAGAAGGTGACGTTCACGATCACCACCAAGCCGTCCCGGTCGAAGGGCACGGTCGGGCTGAATGTCACGGTGGGGTCGGTGCAGCTCACCCTTAGAGCTGGATAA
- a CDS encoding inositol monophosphatase family protein: MSITDEELALAAAQAGADVVRAMYGAALTRFEKSAGDFATAADLEAEQAILDVIRTARPDDAVTGEESGRTGRGGAERMWLVDPLCGTLNYAVRTMLVAVNVALRVGSGITAAASVDPFAGEAFWTDGTHAYVRRDGVDERLTPSPDSRLVEVNLDPPFPNEPGFRAVRLLAEAEFTERFRPRVVSTTLAVAWVAAGRRAAYVTDGHLRDSVHFASGIALCRAAGCVVTGIHGQPLHTGAGGLVVAADRETHTALLNLIGR, translated from the coding sequence ATGTCGATCACTGACGAGGAGCTGGCTCTGGCGGCGGCACAAGCAGGCGCCGACGTCGTGCGCGCCATGTACGGCGCGGCGCTGACCCGCTTCGAGAAGTCCGCGGGGGACTTCGCCACGGCGGCGGACCTCGAAGCGGAGCAGGCCATCCTCGACGTCATTCGCACCGCTCGGCCGGACGATGCCGTGACGGGCGAGGAGAGCGGGCGCACGGGCCGGGGAGGCGCGGAGCGCATGTGGCTGGTCGATCCCCTCTGCGGCACGCTGAACTACGCCGTGCGCACCATGCTGGTCGCGGTGAACGTCGCCCTGCGCGTGGGCTCCGGGATCACGGCGGCGGCCTCGGTGGACCCGTTCGCCGGCGAGGCGTTCTGGACGGACGGCACTCATGCGTACGTCCGCCGCGACGGCGTGGACGAGCGCCTGACGCCGTCTCCCGATTCACGGCTGGTGGAGGTCAACCTCGACCCGCCGTTCCCGAACGAACCGGGCTTCCGGGCCGTCCGGCTGCTGGCCGAGGCCGAGTTCACCGAGCGCTTCCGCCCACGCGTCGTCTCCACCACCCTGGCCGTGGCGTGGGTGGCCGCCGGTCGCCGGGCCGCGTACGTCACCGACGGCCATCTGCGGGACAGCGTGCACTTCGCCAGTGGGATCGCGCTGTGCCGGGCCGCCGGGTGCGTGGTCACCGGCATCCACGGTCAGCCGCTGCACACGGGCGCGGGCGGGCTCGTCGTGGCGGCCGACCGGGAGACGCACACCGCGCTGCTGAACCTCATCGGCAGGTAG
- a CDS encoding C40 family peptidase: MRRWRSAAVAAALVLAAVTASVPLGLYVSPNIVRIAYEIEQRGIVYSWGGGHDAEPGPSNGTCVGYHGKIKPCPAARTRGLDCSGFARWVYALAHGSDVLGPGNTNDHVRRMRRVVTAIPGDLVFFGKITKKGFKTHHVGIYLGGGKMMDAPETGAEVRVDDIARRKDFAGFYRL, from the coding sequence ATGAGGCGGTGGCGGTCGGCGGCCGTGGCGGCCGCGCTGGTCCTTGCGGCCGTCACGGCCTCCGTGCCGCTCGGGCTGTACGTGTCGCCGAACATCGTCCGGATCGCGTACGAGATCGAGCAGCGCGGGATCGTGTACTCGTGGGGCGGCGGCCACGACGCCGAGCCCGGCCCGTCGAACGGGACCTGCGTGGGCTACCACGGCAAGATCAAGCCCTGCCCGGCCGCGCGGACGCGCGGGCTCGACTGCTCGGGGTTCGCGCGGTGGGTGTACGCCCTGGCGCACGGCTCGGACGTGCTGGGGCCGGGCAACACCAATGACCACGTACGGCGCATGCGCCGGGTGGTGACGGCCATACCGGGAGACCTGGTCTTCTTCGGAAAAATCACCAAAAAGGGCTTTAAGACGCACCACGTAGGCATCTATCTCGGCGGCGGGAAGATGATGGACGCGCCCGAGACCGGCGCCGAGGTGCGCGTGGACGACATCGCGCGAAGGAAGGACTTCGCGGGCTTCTACCGGCTCTGA
- a CDS encoding AAA family ATPase: MCRLVVLVNGLPGAGKTTLARALGRALGLPVFSKDDLKETLADMLERPPGMEEREWSRRLGAAAAESLWTLLANAGRGAVLESPWPAPLRPLALGPVYCVDTSKAVDISGLAELCEAPQ, encoded by the coding sequence GTGTGCCGACTGGTGGTGCTGGTGAACGGGTTGCCCGGGGCTGGGAAGACCACGCTCGCGCGGGCGCTGGGACGGGCGCTCGGCCTGCCCGTCTTCAGCAAGGACGATCTCAAGGAGACCCTGGCCGACATGCTCGAACGCCCTCCCGGGATGGAGGAGCGGGAGTGGAGCAGGCGGCTGGGAGCAGCCGCCGCGGAGAGCCTGTGGACGCTGCTGGCGAACGCCGGGCGTGGCGCGGTGCTCGAGAGCCCGTGGCCGGCGCCGCTGCGGCCGTTGGCTCTCGGGCCGGTCTATTGCGTCGATACGTCGAAAGCAGTTGATATTTCGGGACTTGCGGAATTGTGTGAGGCTCCGCAATGA
- a CDS encoding ATP-binding cassette domain-containing protein — protein MIHARGLTRVFKVKKERVEAVRGIDLDVEAGQLVAFLGPNGAGKSTTLRMLTTLLPPTSGTATVAGRDVARDPAGVRARIGYVGQRNSAGEGFLVRDELVTQGRCYGLGAREAAARADELLDLLDLAPLARRRPGTLSGGQRRRLDIALGLIHRPDLLFLDEPSTGLDPKSRADIWQHILRLRETYGTTLFLTTHYLEEADSMAERVVIIDNGRIIADGTAGQLKNDLAGDHITITTSTEEEARRAADLGGGAADGTTVCLRVPNAAAALPDHLRTLDGAGIKVTAAETARPTLDDVFLALTGRSLTDDDIPA, from the coding sequence ATGATCCATGCCCGGGGACTGACCCGAGTGTTCAAAGTCAAGAAGGAGAGGGTGGAGGCCGTACGCGGCATCGACCTGGACGTGGAGGCGGGCCAGCTGGTCGCCTTCCTCGGCCCGAACGGCGCGGGCAAATCCACCACGCTGCGCATGCTCACCACTCTTCTGCCGCCCACCTCGGGCACCGCCACGGTGGCGGGCCGCGACGTGGCCAGGGATCCGGCGGGTGTGCGCGCCCGCATCGGGTACGTGGGCCAGCGCAACAGCGCGGGAGAGGGCTTCCTCGTCCGCGACGAGCTCGTCACCCAGGGCCGCTGCTACGGCCTCGGCGCCAGGGAGGCGGCCGCCCGCGCCGACGAGCTGCTCGACCTGCTCGACCTCGCGCCGCTGGCCCGGCGGCGGCCCGGCACGCTCTCGGGCGGCCAGCGCCGCCGCCTGGACATCGCGCTCGGCCTCATCCACCGCCCCGACCTGCTGTTCCTGGACGAGCCCTCGACCGGTCTCGACCCGAAGAGCCGCGCGGACATCTGGCAGCACATCCTCCGGCTGCGGGAGACGTACGGGACGACGTTGTTCCTGACCACCCACTACCTGGAGGAGGCCGACAGCATGGCCGAACGCGTGGTGATCATCGACAACGGCCGGATCATCGCGGACGGCACCGCCGGGCAGCTCAAGAACGACCTCGCCGGCGACCACATCACGATCACCACCAGCACGGAGGAGGAGGCACGCCGGGCGGCCGACCTCGGCGGAGGCGCCGCCGACGGCACGACCGTGTGCCTTCGCGTCCCCAACGCGGCCGCCGCACTCCCCGACCACCTCAGAACCCTGGACGGCGCCGGCATCAAGGTGACCGCCGCCGAGACCGCCCGTCCGACCCTCGACGACGTGTTCCTCGCTCTTACCGGGAGAAGCCTCACCGATGACGACATTCCTGCGTGA
- a CDS encoding ABC transporter ATP-binding protein produces MTESPEGRRGPLRRAATLALLCWRTGPVLAVSQLGVTLLSGLLPTGTVWATKLLVDGLTTGRPEHVLAPVAALVALGLVAGVLPQLTGYLRGESDRRLDLLLQDRLYTRVNGFHGLSRFENPVFLDDLRMAVQATGGAMGPITSGLFDLGRNAIALAGLLAALAVLSPLMAGLVALAALPIIAARMSLEKRRVKMIAGQSAAARRQIFYSSLITDAEAVKEVRLFGLGDFLKRRVLGELAVVQAGERRLDRREAFTQSALAALSAAVSGAGLLWAVYSALSGRLTLGDVTAFAASVAGTQTALVATVENAANARQALLLFAHHERVTSLPGDLPTPGEPKPLPALRRGIELRDVWFRYDESHPWVLRGVNLTIPHGASVALVGLNGAGKSTLIKLLCRFYDPSRGAILWDGIDLRDVPPAELRARMGVLFQDYMSYDLTAAENIGVGELEAMSDRARIRAAAELAGAHETVQALPRGYDTMLSRIFFGSDGDDPQAGVTLSGGQWQRLALARALVREGRDLLILDEPSSGLDAQAEYEVHRRLREHRAGRTSLLVSHRLGALRDADLIVVLGDGRIVEQGTHDELITFGGRYAHLFETQASGYREGADIG; encoded by the coding sequence GTGACCGAGTCCCCCGAGGGGAGACGGGGTCCGCTGCGGCGCGCCGCCACCCTGGCGCTGCTGTGCTGGCGGACCGGTCCGGTGCTGGCGGTGTCGCAACTCGGGGTCACCCTCCTGTCCGGGCTGCTGCCCACGGGCACCGTGTGGGCGACCAAGCTGCTCGTGGACGGGCTGACGACAGGGCGGCCGGAACACGTGCTCGCGCCGGTCGCCGCCCTCGTCGCGCTGGGGCTGGTCGCCGGGGTGCTGCCGCAGCTGACCGGGTATCTGCGCGGCGAGTCGGACCGGCGGCTGGACCTGCTGCTCCAGGACCGCCTGTACACGCGGGTGAACGGGTTCCACGGCCTGTCGCGGTTCGAGAACCCGGTCTTCCTCGACGATCTGCGCATGGCCGTGCAGGCGACGGGCGGCGCGATGGGGCCGATCACCTCCGGCCTGTTCGACCTCGGCCGCAACGCCATCGCCCTGGCCGGGCTCCTCGCCGCCCTCGCCGTGCTGAGCCCGCTCATGGCGGGCCTGGTGGCGCTCGCGGCGCTGCCCATCATCGCGGCGCGGATGTCCCTGGAGAAGCGCCGGGTCAAGATGATCGCCGGACAGTCCGCCGCGGCCCGGCGGCAGATCTTCTACTCCTCCCTGATCACCGATGCGGAGGCCGTCAAGGAGGTCCGGCTCTTCGGGCTCGGCGACTTCCTCAAGCGCCGGGTGCTCGGCGAACTGGCCGTCGTGCAGGCAGGGGAGCGACGGCTGGACCGGCGGGAGGCGTTCACGCAGTCGGCGCTCGCGGCGCTCTCCGCCGCGGTCAGCGGTGCCGGGCTGCTCTGGGCGGTGTACTCCGCCCTGTCCGGCCGGCTCACCCTCGGCGACGTGACCGCGTTCGCCGCCTCCGTGGCGGGGACGCAGACCGCGCTGGTCGCCACGGTGGAGAACGCCGCGAACGCCCGCCAGGCGCTGCTTCTCTTCGCCCACCACGAACGGGTGACGTCGCTGCCCGGCGACCTGCCGACGCCCGGCGAGCCGAAGCCGCTGCCCGCGCTGCGCCGCGGCATCGAGCTCCGCGACGTGTGGTTCCGGTACGACGAGAGCCATCCCTGGGTGCTGCGCGGGGTGAACCTGACGATCCCGCACGGCGCGTCCGTCGCGCTGGTGGGGCTCAACGGGGCCGGCAAGAGCACGCTGATCAAGCTGCTGTGCCGCTTCTACGACCCGTCCCGCGGCGCGATCCTCTGGGACGGCATCGACCTCCGCGACGTGCCACCCGCCGAGCTGCGCGCCAGGATGGGCGTGCTCTTCCAGGACTACATGAGCTACGACCTGACCGCGGCGGAGAACATCGGGGTGGGCGAGCTCGAGGCGATGTCCGACCGCGCCAGGATCCGGGCCGCCGCCGAGCTGGCCGGCGCGCACGAAACCGTCCAGGCGCTGCCCCGGGGCTACGACACCATGCTGAGCCGCATCTTCTTCGGCTCCGACGGCGACGACCCGCAGGCAGGCGTGACGCTCTCCGGGGGCCAGTGGCAGCGCCTGGCCCTGGCCCGCGCGCTGGTGCGCGAGGGCCGCGACCTGCTCATCCTCGACGAGCCCAGCTCGGGCCTGGACGCGCAGGCCGAGTACGAGGTGCACCGGCGGCTGCGCGAGCACCGGGCCGGCCGCACCAGCCTGCTGGTCTCGCACCGGCTCGGGGCGCTCCGCGACGCGGACCTGATCGTGGTGCTCGGCGACGGGCGGATCGTCGAGCAGGGGACGCACGACGAGCTCATCACCTTTGGCGGCCGGTACGCCCACCTGTTCGAGACCCAGGCCAGCGGCTACCGGGAGGGCGCCGACATCGGATGA
- a CDS encoding ABC transporter permease: MTTFLRDTATVFSREVKPAVREPVTLLFEMGQPLLFLFLFGSQLDGAVGSSWQWFVPGILVMMCLTGPMGAGYTLLVELIGGSMERMLVTPLNRTAMLVGRTMKAMVVLLVQAVLIILLALPLGFDLHAAGVLAALAQLVVFGVGLGSFSFVLAIKSAPGGTLFYVVSQSILFPLLLLSGVLLPLETAPAWLRVLGYVNPVTYIVDAQRALFAGNLTNPSTLYGTAAACATAALGLYLGNRAMRQGV, encoded by the coding sequence ATGACGACATTCCTGCGTGACACCGCCACCGTTTTCTCCCGCGAGGTCAAGCCGGCCGTGCGCGAGCCCGTCACCCTGCTCTTCGAGATGGGTCAGCCGCTGCTGTTCCTGTTCCTGTTCGGGTCGCAGCTCGACGGTGCCGTCGGGTCGTCGTGGCAGTGGTTCGTGCCGGGGATCCTGGTCATGATGTGCCTGACCGGTCCCATGGGCGCCGGCTACACGCTGCTGGTCGAGCTGATCGGCGGCTCTATGGAGCGCATGCTGGTCACCCCGCTGAACCGGACGGCGATGCTGGTGGGCCGGACCATGAAGGCCATGGTCGTCCTGCTGGTGCAGGCCGTCCTGATCATCCTCCTGGCCCTCCCCCTGGGCTTCGACCTGCACGCGGCGGGCGTCCTCGCGGCTCTGGCCCAGCTGGTCGTGTTCGGCGTCGGCCTGGGCTCGTTCTCGTTCGTCCTGGCCATCAAGTCGGCGCCCGGCGGCACGCTCTTCTACGTCGTCAGCCAGTCGATCCTCTTCCCGCTGCTGCTCCTGTCCGGGGTGCTGCTCCCCCTGGAGACGGCCCCTGCCTGGCTCCGCGTGCTCGGGTACGTCAACCCGGTCACGTACATCGTGGACGCCCAGCGAGCCCTCTTCGCCGGGAACCTGACGAACCCCTCGACCCTCTACGGCACCGCCGCCGCCTGCGCGACGGCCGCGCTCGGCCTGTATCTCGGCAATCGCGCCATGCGTCAGGGCGTCTGA
- a CDS encoding UDP-N-acetylmuramate dehydrogenase: MEMLAPYTTLRLGGPARDFAEATTAEQLVSLVAEADMNAVPTLVLGGGSNVVVSDEGFDGLVIKVSTQGVAVSRDGEQAVITVEAGEDWDPLVARAVAEGWSGIECMSGIPGLVGSTPIQNVGAYGQEVAQTIRCVRAYDRRTRQVVDLEARQCRFSYRDSAFKRDLERYVVLAVTYALDISETSGPVAYEELARRLRTEVGGRVPLAEAREAVLALRRGKGMVLDPDDPDTRSAGSFFTNPILSPEEAEELGVRAPGHPRWELADGSVKVPAAWLIEQAGYLKGYERGPVRISTKHTLALTNPDGVATTRDLLALAREVRDGVREKFGVTLVNEPVLVGCSLAE; encoded by the coding sequence ATGGAGATGCTCGCGCCGTATACGACGCTGCGCCTTGGTGGCCCCGCCCGCGACTTCGCCGAAGCAACGACGGCGGAGCAGCTCGTGTCCCTCGTGGCCGAGGCGGACATGAACGCGGTCCCCACGCTGGTGCTCGGCGGAGGCAGCAACGTCGTCGTGTCCGACGAAGGGTTCGACGGGCTGGTCATCAAGGTCTCGACCCAGGGTGTGGCCGTCTCGCGCGACGGCGAGCAGGCGGTGATCACGGTCGAGGCGGGAGAGGACTGGGATCCGCTGGTGGCCCGCGCCGTGGCCGAGGGTTGGTCGGGCATCGAGTGCATGTCGGGCATCCCAGGGCTCGTCGGCTCGACGCCCATCCAGAACGTCGGCGCGTACGGGCAGGAGGTGGCCCAGACCATCCGCTGCGTGCGTGCTTACGACCGCCGCACCAGGCAGGTGGTGGATCTGGAGGCCCGGCAGTGCCGGTTCTCCTACCGTGACAGCGCCTTCAAGCGCGACCTGGAGCGGTACGTGGTGCTGGCGGTGACGTACGCGCTGGATATTTCGGAAACGTCAGGCCCGGTGGCGTACGAGGAGCTGGCCCGGCGGCTGCGCACCGAGGTCGGCGGCCGGGTGCCGCTCGCGGAGGCCCGCGAGGCGGTGCTGGCGCTGCGGCGCGGCAAGGGCATGGTGCTCGATCCCGACGACCCTGACACGCGCAGCGCCGGATCGTTCTTCACCAACCCGATCCTCTCGCCCGAGGAGGCGGAGGAGCTGGGGGTCCGCGCTCCCGGGCATCCGCGCTGGGAGCTGGCCGACGGGTCCGTCAAGGTGCCCGCCGCGTGGCTGATCGAGCAGGCGGGCTACCTGAAGGGGTACGAACGCGGGCCCGTACGCATCTCCACCAAGCACACGCTCGCGCTGACCAACCCCGACGGCGTCGCCACCACCCGCGATCTGCTCGCGCTGGCCAGGGAGGTCAGGGACGGGGTGCGGGAGAAGTTCGGGGTCACGCTGGTCAACGAGCCCGTGCTGGTCGGGTGCTCCCTGGCGGAATAG
- a CDS encoding transposase, with amino-acid sequence MDRRWVGLDGYEVVGVVRAGRQVLRVRRHGRMVADCTSVAEVARHVDLADLCEVIELPARRRAGEHAAARTSSHHR; translated from the coding sequence ATGGACAGGCGATGGGTCGGCCTCGACGGCTACGAGGTCGTGGGCGTGGTGCGTGCCGGTCGGCAGGTGCTGCGGGTGCGCCGGCACGGGCGGATGGTCGCCGACTGCACCTCTGTCGCGGAGGTGGCCAGGCACGTCGACCTGGCGGATCTGTGCGAGGTCATCGAGTTACCCGCGCGGCGGCGGGCGGGGGAGCACGCGGCGGCCCGAACGAGTTCGCATCATCGGTGA
- a CDS encoding MaoC family dehydratase, with protein sequence MTATVKYDEVEVGQEIPAVDYNVRRLDLVMYAGASGDFNQIHWNERFAKMVGLPDVIAHGMYTMAQAGRFVTDWVGDPGAIVDFGVRFSSMVVVPDDDQGATVRVSGVVEEKLEDKRVVVGLTARSGDARVLSKARAVVQLS encoded by the coding sequence ATGACCGCCACGGTGAAGTACGACGAGGTCGAGGTAGGGCAGGAGATCCCGGCCGTGGACTACAACGTGCGCCGGCTCGATCTGGTGATGTACGCCGGGGCTTCCGGGGACTTCAACCAGATCCACTGGAACGAGCGGTTCGCCAAGATGGTGGGGCTGCCCGACGTGATCGCGCACGGGATGTACACGATGGCGCAGGCCGGGCGGTTCGTCACGGATTGGGTCGGAGATCCCGGAGCGATCGTGGACTTCGGGGTGCGGTTCTCCTCGATGGTGGTCGTACCCGATGACGATCAGGGGGCGACCGTCAGGGTGAGCGGGGTGGTGGAGGAGAAGCTCGAGGACAAGCGGGTGGTCGTCGGGCTCACCGCCAGGTCGGGCGACGCGCGGGTGCTGTCCAAGGCCCGGGCGGTGGTCCAGCTGTCCTGA
- the rpmG gene encoding 50S ribosomal protein L33, giving the protein MAATDVRPKITLACQECKHRNYITRKNRRNDPDRLELKKYCPNCRCHRAHRETR; this is encoded by the coding sequence GTGGCTGCCACCGACGTTAGGCCGAAGATCACGCTGGCCTGCCAGGAGTGCAAGCACCGCAACTACATCACGCGGAAGAACCGGCGCAACGACCCGGATCGGCTTGAGCTGAAGAAGTACTGCCCCAACTGCCGCTGCCACCGCGCGCACCGCGAGACCCGATAG
- a CDS encoding TMEM165/GDT1 family protein: MEAFWISLAAIFVAELGDKSQLMAMTFATRFKIWPVLAGITIATTVVHLLSVAVGGLIGTALPTTAISVVAGVAFLGFAVWTLRGDELTEDESKKAQRTTRNALVAVTVAFFLSELGDKTMLATITLATQHGWVGTWIGSTVGMVAADALAILVGRLLGKHLPEKFIRYGAAAAFAVFGVVLLVEALVSMS; the protein is encoded by the coding sequence TTGGAAGCCTTCTGGATCAGTCTCGCCGCCATTTTCGTGGCCGAGCTCGGTGACAAGAGCCAGCTCATGGCGATGACGTTCGCGACCCGTTTCAAGATCTGGCCCGTGCTCGCGGGCATCACGATCGCCACGACCGTCGTGCACCTCCTCAGCGTCGCCGTGGGCGGCCTCATCGGGACCGCGCTGCCGACGACGGCCATCTCGGTGGTGGCGGGCGTGGCCTTTCTCGGGTTCGCGGTGTGGACGCTGCGCGGTGACGAGCTGACCGAGGACGAGTCGAAGAAGGCCCAGCGCACCACCAGGAACGCCCTGGTCGCGGTGACCGTGGCGTTCTTCCTGAGCGAGCTGGGCGACAAGACCATGCTGGCCACGATCACGCTGGCGACGCAGCACGGCTGGGTCGGCACGTGGATCGGCTCGACCGTCGGCATGGTGGCGGCGGACGCGCTGGCCATCCTGGTCGGACGGCTGCTGGGCAAGCACCTGCCGGAGAAGTTCATCCGGTACGGCGCCGCGGCGGCGTTCGCCGTGTTCGGCGTCGTGCTGCTGGTCGAGGCCCTCGTATCTATGAGCTAA
- a CDS encoding MaoC family dehydratase N-terminal domain-containing protein, which translates to MALNRDFVGRTYPPGAPYEVSRVKIREFAAAIGDNNPLYRDSEAAQAAGYPDVIAPPTFPIVFSLQSGGEALVDPDLGLNLAMVVHGEQRFEYVRPVCAGDRLVMTATITDIRTAGRNELLTVRSDVTTVEGEPVCVTYNTIVERGGAG; encoded by the coding sequence ATGGCTTTGAACCGTGACTTCGTGGGCAGGACCTATCCGCCCGGCGCGCCGTATGAGGTCAGCCGGGTGAAGATCAGAGAATTCGCGGCCGCCATCGGCGACAACAACCCGCTCTACCGCGACAGTGAGGCCGCCCAGGCCGCGGGCTATCCCGACGTGATCGCGCCGCCGACGTTCCCCATCGTGTTCAGCCTCCAGAGCGGCGGCGAGGCGCTCGTCGACCCCGACCTCGGGCTCAACCTCGCCATGGTGGTCCACGGCGAGCAGCGCTTCGAGTACGTCCGGCCGGTGTGCGCCGGCGACCGGCTCGTCATGACCGCCACGATCACCGACATCCGCACGGCCGGACGTAACGAACTCCTGACGGTGAGGAGCGACGTGACGACCGTCGAGGGCGAGCCGGTCTGCGTGACCTACAACACGATCGTCGAGCGCGGAGGGGCCGGCTGA